From one Humulus lupulus chromosome 8, drHumLupu1.1, whole genome shotgun sequence genomic stretch:
- the LOC133795566 gene encoding uncharacterized protein LOC133795566, with protein MIDATAGYERMSFLDAYSGYNQIPMKSEDRIHTSFITEDGLYCYKVMPFGLKNAGATYQRLMHKLFSSLLGRNMEVYIDDMVIKSKQSSSHIDDLTECFDILDAYKMKLNPSKCVFGVSSGQFLGYIVSQRGIEANPTQIASLSEIKEPRTIRDIQALTGKIVALSRFISRMSDRCQPFLQCIKKSTNTTWGPEQQKALDELKTYLSSPPILSSPLANEDLFLYLSVSQFAVSSVLFREEANRQRPVFYCSKKLLDAETRYSMMEKLVLSKPDLSGRLSKWAIELGTYDIQFSPRKAKKGQVLANFLVEIQSFTPDALPELLESEDQWLWKMYTDGASNSQGAGIGVVLEAPSGLKIEEAIRLEQSATNNEAEYEALIYGLELAREMGIQRLNVRGDSQLMIEQVAGNFDTKAPHLASLLQKVTDLRSHFRQFELILVPREQNQKADALAKLASAGGCTRQSSISISRSSKDMEVYSTSSELECWIDPIIKYLTTSELPPNPKDAKLLRLRAQRYCMIHGTLYRKSFNSSYLRCLRPSEAKKLLEEIHEGTCGNHTGGRSLAHKALTAEYYWPYMMTEARDYAKKCNKCQRFAPTIHQPAQTLHSIVAPWPFAK; from the exons ATGATAGACGCCACAGCAGGATATGAAAGGATGAGCTTCCTCGAcgcctactctggatacaatcagatccccaTGAAATCAGAGGATAGGATTCATACATCTTTCATAACAGAAGATggtttatattgctacaaagttatgccattcggtcTAAAGAATGCAGGCGCAACATATCAGAGGTTGATGCACAAGCTGTTTTCCTCATtactcgggagaaatatggaggtttatATTGACGATATGGTCATCAAGTCCAAACAAAGCTCTTCACATATAGACGACTTGACGGAATGTTTCGACATCCTTGATgcttataaaatgaaattaaacccctcAAAATGTGTCTTTGGGGTGTCCTCTGGACAGTTCTTGGGATACATCGTCAGTCAGAGGGGCATCGAGGCGAATCCAACACAGATTGCGTCCCTCTCAGAAATCAAGGAACCCCGAACCATCCGTGACATACAAGCTCTGACCGGCAAAATAGTAGCATTAAGTCGATTCATATCACGAATGTCAGACCGCTGCCAACCCTTCTTACAGTGCATAAAGAAATCTACCAACACCACCTGGGGACCAGAACAGCAAAAAGCATTGGATGAGTTGAAGACTTATTTGAGCTCTCCTCCTATATTGAGCTCTCCTCTTGCTAATGAAGATTTATTCTTATATTTGTCTGTCTCACAATTTGCTGTAAGTTCTGTTCTTTTCCGAGAAGAAGCCAATCGTCAGAGGCCAGTGTTCTACTGCAGCAAGAAGCTGTTAGATGCTGAAACCCGATACagtatgatggaaaaattg GTACTGAGTAAGCCCGACCTTTCTGGAAGATTATCTAAATGGGCCATTGAGCTTGGGACATACGATATTCAGTTTTCGCCACGAAAAGCTAAAAAGGGGCAGGTACTCGCTAACTTCCTGGTTGAAATTCAGTCATTCACTCCTGACGCCCTACCAGAATTATTAGAATCAGAAGATCAATGGCTATGGAAAATGTACACTGACGGAGCATCCAATTCCCAAGGGGCTGGTATTGGCGTCGTATTAGAAGCTCCCTCAGGACTCAAAATCGAAGAAGCCATCCGTTTAGAGCAATCCGCAacgaataatgaagcagaatatgaggcactaATCTATGGTTTGGAACTCGCACGAGAAATGGGAATCCAACGTCTGAACGTCAGAGGCGATTCGCAGCTTATGATAGAGCAAGTGGCTGGAAATTTCGATACCAAAGCACCCCATCTGGCTAGCCTTCTACAAAAGGTAACTGACTTACGATCGCATTTTCGCCAGTTTGAACTCATACTAGTACCCAGGGAGCAAAATCAGAAGGCCGACGCCCTTGCCAAATTAGCTTCTGCAGGAGGATGCACACGCCAGTCCTCCATATCCATAAGCCGATCAAGCAAAGATATGGAAGTCTATTCCACCTCATCAGAACTTGAATGCTGGATAGATCCGATCATAAAGTACTTGACCACCTCCGAGCTCCCACCTAATCCGAAAGATGCAAAACTTCTGCGCCTTCGAGCACAACGCTATTGCATGATCCATGGGACGTTGTACCGAAAATCCTTCAACAGCTCATACCTACGATGTTTGCGCccatcagaagctaaaaaatTGTTAGAAGAAATACATGAGGGGACATGTGGAAATCACACAGGGGGACGGAGCTTGGCACACAAGGCACTTACAGCAGAGTATTATtggccatacatgatgacagaagcGCGAGATTATGCCAAAAAATGCAACAAATGCCAACGATTtgcacccaccatccatcaacCTGCTCAAACCCTACACTCCATCGTTGCACCTTGGCCATTTGCAAAATAG
- the LOC133795567 gene encoding uncharacterized protein LOC133795567: MPPKGNGVSGPVAQSIPPTDMSDQIERMCRLLEASQQRSDEAIKTLTEAQARLEAEIVELRRSADTTRNTQAHENLDSNKSDVLVDRVNSPPHNMNPGNGQSQAIPPSSGTDGRQAPTSGTHGRAEAEPTGPAQPTTEVRPQRTIPQVAHDSPSEGRVPSICFLDSWKEDMMREMMQKFSDGRSAYATKHLDLVSRTTEKSPFSEWILNEPKPRDFVIPSLPAFNGKGDPLNHLFQFQQKMALEANNEAIQCKVFSTTFSGPALLWFRQLKAGSLNSFSDLRRSFLQQYNANREAPRTMADLYRIEQGESEHPKAYLQRFIDLVHQIHDIDPLTATNLFVKSLQVGSLLHENLTMTPPYDMADVQTRAEGVFRVLEFRERAQKKTALISAPPANNPPSPARDDKRKRNKTDHTKEGKRPR, encoded by the coding sequence ATGCCACCCAAAGGCAACGGAGTTTCGGGCCCAGTTGCACAAAGCATCCCTCCGACGGACATGAGCGACCAGATCGAAAGAATGTGTCGTCTATTGGAGGCAAGCCAGCAGCGGTCCGACGAGGCAATCAAGACATTAACCGAAGCCCAAGCTAGGCTCGAAGCAGAGATTGTTGAGCTGCGCAGGTCCGCTGACACAACTCGCAACACCCAAGCCCACGAGAATCTTGATTCTAACAAATCTGACGTTCTAGTCGACCGCGTTAATTCCCCACCTCACAACATGAACCCAGGTAACGGGCAATCCCAAGCCATCCCCCCATCCTCTGGGACCGACGGGCGACAAGCCCCAACCTCTGGCACACATGGACGGGCCGAAGCAGAGCCCACTGGACCTGCTCAGCCAACAACCGAAGTCCGGCCTCAACGCACCATACCTCAAGTCGCACACGATTCTCCCTCTGAAGGTCGCGTTCCCTCGATCTGTTTCTTGGACAGTTGGAAAGAAGACATGATGAGGGaaatgatgcagaagttctcAGATGGGCGATCCGCCTACGCCACTAAACATTTGGATCTTGTATCAAGAACCACCGAAAAATCGCCTTTCTCGGAATGGATCCTGAATGAGCCAAAGCCTCGGGACTTCGTCATCCCTTCCCTGCCTGCATTCAATGGAAAGGGAGACCCGCTAAACCACCTATTTCAATTTCAACAAAAAATGGCGTTAGAAGCTAATAACGAAGCCATACAATGCAAAGTCTTTTCCACGACTTTCTCCGGGCCGGCTCTGTTATGGTTCCGACAATTAAAGGCCGGATCACTCAACAGTTTTAGTGATCTCCGACGGTCCTTCTTACAGCAGTACAACGCGAATCGAGAAGCTCCCAGAACAATGGCCGATCTCTATCGAATTGAACAAGGGGAGAGTGAACATCCAAAGGCATACTTACAGCGTTTCATTGACCTCGTGCATCAAATCCACGACATCGACCCACTCACCGCAACAAATCTCTTCGTCAAAAGCTTGCAGGTGGGGTCACTCTTGCATGAGAATCTCACTATGACACCACCATACGACATGGCAGACGTGCAGACCCGAGCCGAGGGCGTCTTCAGGGTATTAGAATTTCGAGAGCGCGCACAGAAGAAGACTGCACTCATCTCTGCTCCCCCAGCAAATAATCCTCCATCACCTGCTAGGGATGACAAGAGGAAGCGGAACAAAACAGATCATACGAAGGAAGGAAAAAGGCCAAGATAG